The Pseudomonas sp. B21-023 genomic interval GGCTGCCTGTGCCTTCGCTTCACGCAGTTGCTGACCCACTTTCTCTTGGGCCAGCTCCAGGTCGCGAGCAGCGCGATTGGCAGCGTCCAGGCCGTCAGCAATCTTCTTCTGGCGCTCTTGCAGAGCAGTGATGACCGGAGGCCATACGTACTTCATGCAGAAGAGCACAAAAATCAGGAAAGCAACGGATTGGCCAATCAGGGTTGCATTAATGTTCACGCCAACACCTCGCTCGGTCTTTGTTCATCACAGCCTTTCACTCGTTGGAAACGAGTGATTAGCCGGCGATCTGACCAACGAAGGGGTTTGCGAAGGTGAAGAACAGAGCGATACCAACACCGATCATGGTGACGGCGTCGAGCAGACCGGCAACGATGAACATCTTGACCTGCAGCATTGGAACCATTTCTGGCTGGCGAGCAGCGCCTTCCAGGAACTTGCCGCCCAGCAGGCCGAAACCAATGGCGGTACCCAGAGCACCCAGGCCGATCAGCAGAGCAACAGCGATAGCGGTCAGACCAACTACAGTTTCCATCTTTCCTCCCGACTTTTACGTCGTATTGGTTAGGTTTTTAGTTTGAAGCGGTAAAACAAATCGTTTGATACAGCATGCCCTTGCGGACTTTTTAAGCCCTCCCCCCAGACGGGCGGGGAAGGCTATCAGACACGCCAGGCGGTCTTAATGGTTATCTTCGTGAGCCATCGACAGGTAGACGATAGTCAGCATCATGAAGATGAAAGCTTGCAGG includes:
- the atpE gene encoding F0F1 ATP synthase subunit C, which encodes METVVGLTAIAVALLIGLGALGTAIGFGLLGGKFLEGAARQPEMVPMLQVKMFIVAGLLDAVTMIGVGIALFFTFANPFVGQIAG